The genomic interval GGACCAGCATCTTTTTGCTGGGGTGGGGAATATCTACCGTGCAGAATCGCTCTTTCGACTAGGGATAAGCCCCTTCTTACCCGGCCGCGAGGTGGAAAATCTTGACGCCATCTGGGAAGACTTGGTGTATCTCATGCAGGAAGGAGTGCGGGTAGGGCGTATCGACACCGTCCGACCTGAACACACACCTCAAGCCATGGGCCGAGCACCCCGTAAAGACGATCATGGTGGGGAAGTGTACGTGTATCGCCGCTTGGGTCAGCCCTGTTATGTATGCGGCACGCCGATCAGCGGGCAGGTGATGGAAGGGCGAAACCTCTTCTGGTGTCCCACCTGCCAGCCCCAGCCATAGTCCCACCCACAATGGCGCCGAAATCGCCACAGACCCTATAGCGCACGGGTTATCCTATGGAGCATGCATGCTTATTCCGTCGCAGACATTCGTGCAGCCGAGAATCCCCTTATCCAAGCCGCCAAACCTGATGCACTGATGAGACAAGCAGCACAGGCGGTCGCCGAGGCAGCCCTGTGTATGATTCCTCATACACCAGCAAAAATACTGGTCATGGCGGGTAGCGGCGGCAATGGAGGCGATGGACTTTACGCTGGCGCACTACTCGCGCAGCTCGGACACACGGTCCACGCGGTCTTAACGTCCTCTTCGGCTCACGCACCAGCGCTTGCGGCCTTTGAACAAGCAGGCGGAGTACTAGCACCACTCATGGATGCAGACCTGGTGATCGACGCAATCATCGGACTGGGAGGAACCGCTGGACTGCGAAACAAAGCCTGGGATATCTGGCAGGAAGCAGTGGCACAGGGGCCTGCGATACTCGCCGTCGACGTCCCTTCCGGCGTAGATTCCGATACCGGATCAGTCGGCCCCAACGCCGCCTGCGTGACTGCAGACGTAACCATAACCTTTGGAGCCGCCCGCATTGCACATGCTGTCTCTCCGCGTTGCGGCGAGGTTCTCGTTGTCGATATAGACGCTGGACAGTCACTTACACAGGCTCTTTCCACAAAGAACCCCGCGGTCGAGTTCTTCCAAACACTCCAGCGGAGTCGTTTCTCTTGGCCAGGTCGTTTTCTGCGCCCTGAGCCTCTGCACATCACGGAGCCCTTGGAGCCAGCGGCTGACCACAATAAATACAGCGGGGGAGTAGTTGGTGTTATTGCTGGCTCGGAGACGTACCCCGGCGCGGCTGTTCTCACCGCTACGGCGGCGGTGCACGCCACGCCTTCGATGGTGCGCTTCGTCGGTTCGTGCGCGCGGGATGTGGTTCGTGCGCGTCCCGAGGTAGCGGCTACGGAAATGCTTATCGACGCCGGCCGCGTCCAAGCCTGGGCCTATGGCCCCGGCGCGGGCGACACGGATTGGTTATCTGACCTGCTCCAGCGACCAGAACCACTCATCATCGATGCCGACGGCATCACCCACTTAGCCCAAGAATCCGAGCTACGTAACCTCCTGGCTCGTCGTAGCGCTCATGGGTGGCAGACCTTGCTTACTCCACACGAGGGAGAGTTCGTGCGACTAGCCGCACGGTATACCGCCATCCGAGATGTTCATGAGGATCGGATAGGCGCAGTCCAGGATCTGGCAGAGGCGTTAGGGTGTCAGGTGCTCTTGAAAGGTCGGGTCACGATCATCGGATCAGCCGATTCCGTGGTGTGTATCAATGCCGGACACTCCTGGGCTGCGACCCCCGGCAGCGGTGACGTGCTCACTGGTCTCATAGGCGCCTGGGTCGCCCATTCTGGCATGGGTGTTGTTCCTCTTTGTGTGTCCATCCATGCCATGGCTGCGTGGTTGTCTGCACAAACGGACTATGGCCCAGCTCCCACGTGGGCGGCAAAAATCGCTGATTTTATTCCGCAGGCAACGGCCGCTTTACTGAGCCAGCACAGCAGTTAAAAGACAACGGAGAGCACCATTTCTGCAAGGACGCACAGGGCACCCACCAGGAAAAGTGTGACCACAAAACCGCGTCCACGGTACCCCAGGATCCGGGCAAAGCATGCACCCAAAAAGGCTCCGACCGTATTGCATACAACATCATCTACGTCCGTGTATCCGATAGCGTAGACGTATTGAGCAACCTCTATTCCCACGCTCACAAGGAACCCGAGCAGCGTAGAAAAGACTATGGGTATCCGCCAGCGCCCAGCGACGATGGTGACTAGGAGGAAACCAAAGGGGATAAAGAGCGCCACGTTTCCCACCGCATCTAACCAGGGCGCGTACCACAGCGTGGGGTTGCTCCAGGCGTCGAAAAGCTGGAGATCAATAGAACGATTCCGGTGCGCCTCGGTGCTCCAGAAACCGCCAAACGAATAGGTTCCTTTCATCAAAGTCAGCGCAAATACCACGGCTAGCGCCGCCACAAGCGTCGCCGACGCTACCTTCACAGAGCCCATTCGTTGCAAAACCATGCTGGCCACCCTAGGTAGGGAGTCTGGCAATAGACTGGCCGTTTCCTTGCTACAACCTTGGTGCTCTACCTTTACAGCTTCAACTCCACCCCATGCCTTATGCAAACGTTTCTAGCTCAACGTTCCTAGCTCTCTGAAACGCAAAAGCTGGCAGAGCCTATGCCCTGCCAGCTTTTTAAAGTCCCACCTGCATTAGACCAACACAGGTTCTTGGGTCTCAGCAGAGGAGTCGTTGCCGTGTTCCTCGCGCAGCTTCTTCACTCGCGCAGCCCGAACCACAAGGGTAATGGCTAGCGGAATGAGGGTGAAGGCGAGAAGAACCAGAACGGCTACTACATAGGAACCGTTGAGTTCTCCCTGCGATGCCTGAACAAAGGCGTTGCGCGCATAGGTCATCGGGGTGATCGGGTGGAACACCTGGAAGAAGGACGGAACCGTAGCCAGCGGCCACACGCCGCCGAAGGAGAACATCCCAAAGGCAAAGGCCGCGAGGATCGCTATGCCACCAGTAAAGCGACCGAGCAAAGCCCGCAGCATCTGGTTTGTTGCGGCAGCCGCGGTGGCTGTGAGCAAGAATCCTAGGGCGATACCCGCAGCAGAAGCCGGTTTCCAGCCCACGAGAGATGCTCCTGCAGCGAGCACTGCAAGGGTAATCACACCGATTCCAGCAAGACCAGCGAAGGACTTCAGCGTCGGGCCGACAAAAGCGGAACGACGATCAGTGCCAAAAACGTGGGGGATAAGGATCGCAGCCATAGCCATGAGGAGGAAGCCGAAGACCATCACGATCAGCATCGAGGCGCCACCGGAGAGAGACTTGACCGTAGGGTCATGAGAGTCCACCACGGTTTGCACCGGGTTAGAGTTGTTCTCTTTATAAACGATGGGCACGGAAACCTGCTTTGCGGATGCTTCCACATTCTTGGCGCTTGGCGCGGTGGAAGCGCCTTCGCCGAGCTTGCCAGCCAACTGCGAGGTTCCGTCTTTCAACTTCATGGATCCGTCGTGGAGTTGCTGGGTGCCGTCGGCAAGCTTGGTGGTGCCGTCGGCAAGCTTGCCTGCACCCTCATTGAGTTTGACAGCACCGGTGTTGAGCCGTTCGATGCCATCTTTGAGTTTGAGAACGCCACCATAGTACTC from Corynebacterium ulcerans carries:
- a CDS encoding bifunctional ADP-dependent NAD(P)H-hydrate dehydratase/NAD(P)H-hydrate epimerase, which translates into the protein MHAYSVADIRAAENPLIQAAKPDALMRQAAQAVAEAALCMIPHTPAKILVMAGSGGNGGDGLYAGALLAQLGHTVHAVLTSSSAHAPALAAFEQAGGVLAPLMDADLVIDAIIGLGGTAGLRNKAWDIWQEAVAQGPAILAVDVPSGVDSDTGSVGPNAACVTADVTITFGAARIAHAVSPRCGEVLVVDIDAGQSLTQALSTKNPAVEFFQTLQRSRFSWPGRFLRPEPLHITEPLEPAADHNKYSGGVVGVIAGSETYPGAAVLTATAAVHATPSMVRFVGSCARDVVRARPEVAATEMLIDAGRVQAWAYGPGAGDTDWLSDLLQRPEPLIIDADGITHLAQESELRNLLARRSAHGWQTLLTPHEGEFVRLAARYTAIRDVHEDRIGAVQDLAEALGCQVLLKGRVTIIGSADSVVCINAGHSWAATPGSGDVLTGLIGAWVAHSGMGVVPLCVSIHAMAAWLSAQTDYGPAPTWAAKIADFIPQATAALLSQHSS
- a CDS encoding VanZ family protein, giving the protein MVLQRMGSVKVASATLVAALAVVFALTLMKGTYSFGGFWSTEAHRNRSIDLQLFDAWSNPTLWYAPWLDAVGNVALFIPFGFLLVTIVAGRWRIPIVFSTLLGFLVSVGIEVAQYVYAIGYTDVDDVVCNTVGAFLGACFARILGYRGRGFVVTLFLVGALCVLAEMVLSVVF